The following are encoded in a window of Penaeus monodon isolate SGIC_2016 unplaced genomic scaffold, NSTDA_Pmon_1 PmonScaffold_3734, whole genome shotgun sequence genomic DNA:
- the LOC119570748 gene encoding uncharacterized protein LOC119570748 codes for MALYPDSHGNLQHLNTRRDPSRLLISMPGARRIVGIGQAVSAVVGASTRTPWISAPSGTPLASFCSNSPYRISARSLETTSAGCSIRIFGLRLRRGENSPSVTVVLRRTDHRDLTGNFPVIFMPSPTVGASFVG; via the exons ATGGCCCTATATCCTGACAGCCATGGGAATCTCCAGCACTTGAATACACGCAGAGACCCTTCCAGACTCTTGATATCTATGCCTGGAGCCCGCAG GATTGTGGGGATTGGGCAAGCAGTGTCTGCCGTCGTAGGGGCCTCGACCAGAACGCCGTGGATCTCTGCTCCTTCAGGAACACCACTGGCGTCCTTCTGCTCCAATTCTCCTTACAGGATTTCTGCACGCTCGTTGGAGACGACGTCGGCAGGCTGTTCTATCAGGATTTTCGGGCTCAGATTAAGAAGAGGCGAG AATTCTCCAAGTGTTACGGTAGTGTTACGCAGGACCGATCACAGGGATCTCACAG GCAATTTCCCTGTAatcttcatgccctcccctactgTCGGAGCCAGTTttgtggggtag